A genome region from Paracoccus stylophorae includes the following:
- a CDS encoding RelA/SpoT family protein: MIDVEDLIALVRNYNPRSDTDLIRNAYDYGMRMHDGQLRHSGEPYFTHPVAVSAILTEMRLDDATIVTALLHDTVEDTRSTKEEIRQLFGAEIADLVDGVTKLTNLQLSSAQSKQAENFRKLFMAMSRDLRVILVKLADRLHNMRTIRSMRPDKQVQKARETMDIYAPLAGRMGMQWMREELEDLAFKVINPEARNSIIRRFVSLQKDSGDIIGKITADIRTELERENIDADVFGRAKKPFSVWRKMQEKQLAFSRLSDIYGFRIITRSEADCYRTLGVIHHRWRAVPGRFKDYISQPKSNGYRSIHTTVSGRDGKRVEVQIRTRQMHEVAEAGVAAHWAYRDGVRTRNPFAVDPAAWIDSLAARFEGEDHNEFLEHVKLEMYQDQVFCFTPKGDVMQLPKGATPIDFAYAIHTRLGNSCVGAKVDGIRVPLWTRLKNGQSVDIIAASGQRPQSTWLDIVVTGRAKAAIRRSLREEDRDRFIRLGRELVRVSFEHVGRKPTDKALRTAARQMGLDRPEELLARIGSAEHSAKEVLEVLYPELAGAPQDEIDGARPFAGLEADAEFQRAPCCSPLPGERIVGITYRGKGVVIHAIDCPVLAEFEDSPDRWVDLQWREGRHPAAYSTLLDLTIRHDAGVLGRICGLIGAQGANISNLEFIDRKPDFYRIEVEVELRDHEHLHNLLTALEAESDVAQVIRVRDPALKP; encoded by the coding sequence ATGATCGACGTCGAAGACCTGATTGCACTGGTTCGCAATTACAATCCACGCAGCGACACCGACCTGATCCGCAACGCCTATGATTACGGGATGCGGATGCATGACGGACAGCTTCGCCATTCGGGCGAGCCGTATTTCACCCATCCGGTCGCCGTCTCGGCGATCCTGACCGAGATGCGGCTGGACGATGCCACCATCGTCACCGCCCTGCTGCACGACACGGTCGAGGACACGCGTTCGACCAAGGAAGAGATCCGGCAGCTTTTCGGCGCCGAGATCGCGGATCTGGTCGATGGCGTGACCAAGCTGACCAATCTGCAACTCAGCAGCGCGCAATCGAAGCAGGCCGAGAATTTTCGCAAGCTTTTCATGGCCATGTCACGCGATCTTCGCGTGATCCTGGTCAAGCTGGCGGACCGTCTGCACAACATGCGCACGATCCGGTCGATGCGGCCCGACAAGCAGGTCCAGAAGGCGCGCGAGACGATGGACATCTATGCCCCGCTGGCCGGGCGGATGGGGATGCAGTGGATGCGCGAGGAGCTGGAGGATCTGGCCTTCAAGGTCATCAACCCCGAGGCGCGCAATTCCATCATCCGCCGCTTTGTCAGCCTGCAAAAGGATTCGGGCGACATCATCGGCAAGATCACCGCCGATATCCGCACCGAACTGGAACGCGAAAACATCGACGCGGACGTGTTCGGCCGCGCCAAGAAGCCGTTTTCGGTCTGGCGGAAGATGCAGGAAAAGCAGCTTGCCTTTTCGCGCCTGTCGGACATTTACGGGTTTCGCATCATCACCCGCAGCGAGGCCGACTGCTATCGCACGCTTGGCGTGATCCATCACCGCTGGCGGGCGGTGCCGGGCCGGTTCAAGGATTATATCAGCCAGCCGAAATCGAACGGCTATCGGTCCATCCACACCACCGTGTCGGGCCGCGACGGCAAGCGGGTCGAGGTGCAGATCCGCACCCGCCAGATGCACGAGGTGGCCGAGGCGGGGGTCGCTGCGCACTGGGCCTATCGCGACGGGGTGCGCACCCGCAACCCGTTCGCCGTCGATCCGGCGGCCTGGATCGACAGCCTTGCCGCCCGCTTCGAGGGCGAGGATCACAACGAGTTTCTCGAACACGTGAAGCTTGAGATGTATCAGGATCAGGTGTTCTGCTTCACGCCCAAGGGCGACGTGATGCAACTGCCCAAGGGCGCGACGCCGATTGACTTCGCCTATGCGATCCACACGCGCCTGGGCAACAGCTGCGTGGGCGCCAAGGTCGACGGCATCCGCGTGCCGCTGTGGACGCGGCTGAAGAACGGGCAGTCGGTCGACATCATCGCGGCGTCCGGTCAGCGGCCGCAATCGACCTGGCTGGACATCGTCGTGACCGGCCGCGCCAAGGCGGCGATCCGGCGCAGCCTGCGCGAAGAGGATCGCGACCGCTTTATCCGTCTGGGGCGCGAGCTTGTGCGCGTCAGTTTCGAGCATGTCGGCCGCAAGCCCACCGACAAGGCGCTGCGCACCGCCGCGCGGCAGATGGGGCTGGACCGGCCCGAGGAATTGCTGGCCCGGATCGGCAGCGCCGAACATTCCGCCAAGGAGGTTCTGGAGGTTCTGTATCCCGAACTTGCCGGCGCCCCGCAGGACGAGATCGACGGCGCCCGCCCCTTTGCCGGGCTGGAGGCCGATGCCGAGTTCCAGCGCGCCCCCTGTTGCAGCCCCCTGCCCGGCGAGCGGATCGTGGGCATCACCTATCGCGGCAAGGGGGTGGTGATCCACGCCATCGACTGCCCGGTGCTGGCCGAGTTCGAGGACAGCCCCGACCGGTGGGTCGATCTGCAATGGCGCGAGGGGCGCCATCCCGCCGCCTATTCCACGCTGCTGGATCTGACCATCCGCCACGATGCCGGGGTGCTGGGCCGGATCTGCGGGTTGATCGGGGCGCAGGGGGCGAATATCTCGAATCTCGAGTTCATCGACCGCAAGCCGGATTTCTACCGGATCGAGGTCGAGGTCGAGTTGCGGGATCACGAGCATCTGCACAATCTGCTGACCGCACTTGAGGCGGAAAGCGATGTGGCGCAGGTGATCCGGGTCCGCGATCCGGCGCTGAAGCCCTAG
- the rpoZ gene encoding DNA-directed RNA polymerase subunit omega, with amino-acid sequence MARVTVEDCVDKVPNRFDLVMLASHRAREIAAGSAPTVDRDNDKNPVVALREIADETQPVDELRERMIEATQTQIEVDEPEEDAMALLLGAEVDRPKPSDEESEERMLRMMLEASQRG; translated from the coding sequence ATGGCCCGCGTAACGGTTGAAGATTGCGTCGACAAGGTTCCCAACCGGTTCGATCTGGTGATGCTGGCCTCGCATCGCGCGCGCGAGATCGCCGCAGGCAGCGCGCCGACGGTGGACCGCGACAACGACAAGAACCCGGTCGTCGCCCTGCGCGAGATCGCCGACGAGACGCAACCGGTCGACGAGCTGCGCGAGCGGATGATCGAAGCGACCCAGACCCAGATCGAGGTGGACGAGCCCGAGGAGGACGCGATGGCGCTGTTGCTGGGCGCCGAGGTCGATCGCCCCAAGCCCTCCGACGAGGAATCCGAAGAACGCATGCTGCGCATGATGCTGGAAGCCAGCCAGCGCGGCTGA